A DNA window from Aquarana catesbeiana isolate 2022-GZ linkage group LG01, ASM4218655v1, whole genome shotgun sequence contains the following coding sequences:
- the LOC141112726 gene encoding olfactory receptor 13G1-like produces the protein MNSSDSLVSEFIILGLSTDKELETFLFILFLIIYIVALTGNVTILLLSITDPGLKTPMYFFLGLLSFLDIWCTSATLPKMLSGYVTQSKVISYYGCVAQLFFFTWPMGIELLLLTVMAYDRYVAIRNPLRYASIINRRVCVNIAIIISIIGSLNSMTHTYCTFRLPYCNDNKINHFFCEIMPLLKLACADTYINEIVVFTADFILGICCFLLTCVSYAFIFNTILKIRTAEGKRKAFSTCASHIVIVSLYYGAVIFTYIRPRSSLSLEKDKIVSALYAVITPTLNPIIYSLRNKEVKEAFLRVFKRLVPHRFQKNAPPQLRLF, from the coding sequence ATGAACAGTAGTGATTCGCTAGTTTCTGAATTTATTATCTTGGGCTTGTCTACTGATAAAGAACTTGAAACTTTCCTTTTTATTCTGTTTTTGATTATTTATATAGTGGCCTTGACTGGTAATGTAACCATCCTCCTCCTGTCCATCACAGATCCTGGTCTAAAAACACCTATGTATTTCTTTTTGGGACTGTTGTCATTTCTTGATATCTGGTGTACTTCAGCTACATTACCTAAGATGCTCTCAGGCTATGTGACACAGTCTAAGGTGATTTCATATTATGGCTGTGTAGCCCAGTTGTTCTTCTTCACATGGCCAATGGGTATTGAGCTTTTACTCCTCACAGTTATGGCATATGACCGATATGTTGCAATCAGAAATCCACTTCGTTATGCATCAATAATTAATCGTAGAGTCTGTGTGAACATAGCAATTATTATCTCTATTATTGGCTCTCTTAATTCGATGACACACACATATTGTACCTTTAGGCTTCCCTATTGTAATGACAATAAGATAAATCACTTCTTCTGTGAGATAATGCCTTTGCTGAAACTGGCATGTGCAGACACCTATATCAATGAGATTGTGGTCTTTACAGCTGATTTTATCCTCGGTATTTGCTGCTTCTTACTCACTTGTGTTTCATATGCATTTATTTTCAACACTATACTTAAGATACGTACTGCTGAAGGCAAGCGTAAAGCCTTTTCCACTTGTGCTTCCCACATTGTAATTGTATCTCTGTATTATGGAGCTGTCATATTTACTTACATCAGACCCAGGTCCAGCCTATCTTTGGAAAAAGATAAAATAGTATCTGCTCTATATGCTGTAATTACACCTACACTGAACCCTATAATTTATAGCCTGCGGAATAAAGAAGTAAAGGAGGCATTCCTAAGAGTGTTTAAGAGACTAGTACCCCATAGGTTCCAGAAAAATGCACCACCTCAGTTAAGACTTTTTTAA